The genomic region AAGGATGCTGAGATTCTCAAGAACGCCCAAGACCGACTGATGCAAGTGTATGTGCTGGCTTTTCGAAAAGGGAAGTGTATGTGCTGGCTAGGGAGCCTTCGACCACCACCGACGAGGTGGTCCCTTTTGCGGCTTGAGGAGCTTGCGTGCTTTGTACGGGCTTCGGCCATGTAACATGTTGCTGGCCTGCTTGACCTTTGCCTTATTTAGCTTCGATCGCATCCGTGTCTGGGCCGGTTTGGCTTTTGGTTGGTGTTGTTCTAAGAGTTATGTCGTGTTACACTGTTTGTTGGGGGCTTTATTAAGTTAAAGTTGCACGCATTCtggcgtcttcgttctaaaaaaatccGTTCTGTAATCAACTCAATGAAGCGGTGGCATCTCGTCCTGGTCGAAAATGTATCACACCGTGTGAGTGGAGTGGCGAGAGCAATCGATTCATCTTTTGAATCTCTTGAACGAGTGGCGCGCGCGCACCCGGATGTCGGCTAAGTTGCTCCGGAACGAACCACCATCGTGTTTCTGCCACTGTGACTCTGCGAGGCAGCGTGTATATATGTACCTACAACCGAAAGGTGTCAGTAGTGGACGTTCCGGCCGGCCAGTCTTGgcacgtacgtatacacggtgctcGTTGAGTTGTAAAGTTCCACAGCATAGCAGCAGCTAGCCAGCACTCCCTCTGCAGAAAGCCAGAAACTGAAGGATCAGCTAGCGGTACATGTATATGGAGGTAATTGTGCGTTGAGTGGATGTCATTGTTTCGCAAAACGTGCGTGCCGCCGCTACTCGTCTCACGTTCACACACACGCCACTACGATCGAGCTGCCAGCAAAATATCTCCTGGGAGGACACCTCTTATTCCACCACCGGCCATCATCAAATCCACTCACGTAGAGTAGAGAGATCATTTGACTATAAATGCTCCACACAGCCATGCCAGAAGAGCCATCCCACGCCTGTGAATGACCTACGCTACAATCCAGAGCACCACTACGTACGTGCACTTCCACTCCCGGACTTGCATCGAAGCAATGGCGTCCAAACCCACAGCATGTTTCCCGGCGCTCTTCCTGGCGCTGAACCTCCTCCTGGTCGCCGGGGTCCGCGGCCAGACCCCCGCGGCCGGCCGCAACCCGTGCCCGACGAACGCGCTGGCCGACCTCAAGGTGTGCGCCGACGTGCTGGTGCTGCTCAAGCTCAAGATCAACGTGCCGGCCAACCAGCAGTGCTGCCCCATGATCGGGCAGCTCGTCAAGCTCGACGTCGCCGCCTGCCTCTGCGCCGCCATCAAGCTCAGCGTCCTCGGCATCCCCATCAACCTGCCGCTCGACATCCCCCTCGTCCTCAACTACTGCGGCCGGAACGCAACTGCAGCCGGCTCCAAATGCTCGTGAAGTCCCAACATATAGCTGATTAAAAAAAACATGCATGCATACTACCTACGTACGTCCATTGGTGTGCTTAATTTACCTTCTCATGTATGCCGTAGGTTTGTTGTATCCGTAGATGTTTCGTTGATTGGCATGTCGATGAACATCCCAAAGGGAAATCACAGAGTTGTTTGTGTTTTACTGCAAATAATAAACGTTCCTCCAGTTTGTCAACTGCATGCGACTGCTAATTTCTCCCGTGTATGTCCAAGCATAAATGTGATATTCTCTCTATTCATATGCGTGGTTTTCACTTTCAGTGTAATCTCACCGAAATTTCATTAATTTCGGTACATACTGAAATAGCTGTCTTTATTTAGGTAGTGCACACAAGTAAAATTATTCTTTGAATTTTCAAGATATTTGGTTGGATCCCAATGAAGTTCAAGTGAAAAATTTCCTTTGTCCGAGACTACTAATTAGCATATGTATAGCAATACCTACAAGAAGAAAAGTTTGTGTTTTCCCTGCAAACCGTTAACTTGGCTCATTTTTTGGGTTCAAATTATTTTGGAGCTCACATGACTCTAATCTATGGCTCTTTTCATCGACGATGGTCGATGCTCTGGTCCTGTGCGACCTTAGCACGGCTACTTTCGATTGTCTATTATCACAAAGTTTGCCCTACTTCGGTGAGAGGGGAACGTTGATTATGACGTGCCTTCGGCTCACTTCAATACTTGTGGTCATCTCTACATGGTCCATCAACCAGGTTCTATTTTTTACATCCAATGTTCTCTGTGACTATCATGATTGAATATGAATAGGTTGAAAGTTTTCGATGCAAAAAAATTTAAGAAGCacaatgaatagattggaagtttatCTTGCAAAAAAGAATTAAGGGGCGCATTGAATAGATTGGAAAGAGGGTAAGACAAGAATAACCATGATCAAGAAGAAAAAAACTAATGGCCATGTAGCTACCACTAATTCTCGACATGATCTTTGTTAACCTGCTCATTTTTAGGGCTAAAAGCGGCTTTAAGACTCAATAATGTTCATGGGTATTACTCCTATAAAGGATGCTCAAGTACCCGCCTCCTAGGGGCCTTCGAGGGTGAGCGTGCCTTCCGCATCATCCGCTCCGCAGAGGCGTGCCACGGGGGCTTCTCAGGGGCTCTCCGCATCATTCGATGAGTTCAAGcgctcctattggttcgataaaccttaagGTCATTGACTTGAGGGAAAGTTGTTGCTTTCTATAAACTTGTGACTGGGGGCGGGGCCCAATAACTTCCTAACAGGAAGCAATCAACGACAACAATTAGATGTTGAGATTCAAATAAATATCTTATGTACTCTAGAATTCTCTATTTGCTTGTAACTAATCATACACTACAAACCTATATAGGGCGTATTTGTCCCATTTATTTTACTTTCCTTATATTTAAAGAATTTCGGTTTAAGTAAAGATCCACTCCATAGTTATGCCTTGAAAAGAGAAAACTTTACTTAACTTTTGATACAAGCTGCAATTTAAATTTAGAGCGCCGCAAGTTAACTTTTTAAGGACAAGTGCTAGGATTATATAAAGGTGCATATGTAAGAAACTTTAGCAACCTTACATTTTTTTAGTTTTGCAAATTAAACTAAATGGTAGAATAAGTACTTTAGTTGAGATTGTACTACAACGGAATAAATTAAATAGGTATAAAATTTTGGTATAACTACTTTTTATCTTAACCCATGTTGAATAGAATAGACTATCGTCCACTCTATCATAAGTGATCGTGGGATCTTGGCGCCACATCTGTTTAAGTATGAATTATACGTGTCTGGGAGTCAACCAGGATGTAGAGTGAGCTCGGCATGAAAATGTGAATCTTGTGGTAGACTGAGTGTCATCTCTGAGTCTCTTCTTAGAAGCTTCGAACTTGATCTGCGTTGTTTCTTGCTTGAGAGCCATGTTGTAAAACTGGTCCAACTCATTCGGCTCTGAGAGAATAAGAGTGAGTTGAAGGTCCTCTCTGAGGCCATCCTAAACTGGTAAATCTAGCTCTTCTCATCGGGAACATCTTGCTTGGCATACCGACCAAGCCTCTGGAACTCGGAGTTATATTCATAGACGAACATACTTCCTTGCTTGAGGTTTCTGAATTTCTCGTGCATGCCTTCAGTCACACTTGTTGGAATATGATGAGCACTGAAATCACGACAGAAATCGGTCCAGCTGACCACTTGACcccctctggagtccttgtactgctgccACCAATCTGCCGCTCGGTTCTTGAGTTGGGAAGtagcgaacttgacgtagtccttaGGCCGGACATTGCTGCTTTCGAAGTGCTTGCTGATATCAACAAGCCAATCGTCAACATCAAGAGGCTTGTCGTAGAAGctgaatgtgacgcccccgatttgaccgtacactaatcatgtacgtaaatgtgtacgaccaagatcagggactcacgagaagatatcacaacacaactctagacacaaattaaaataatacaagctttatattacaagccaggggcctcaagggctcgaatacataagctcgaatacacaagagtcagcggaagcaacaatatctgggtacaaacataagttaaacaagttgctataagatggctagcacaaacagggatacaaatcgaaaaggtaaggcctcctgcctgggatctcctaaactactcctggtcgtcatcgatggcatgcacgtagtagtagacacctccagtgtagtaggagtcgtcgtcgacggtggcatctggctcttgggctccagcatctggttgtgacaaccaggaagaaatggaaagggggaaagagggagaaaagcaaccatgagtactcatccaaagcacTCGCAAGCAAGAATCTACAccacatatgcattggtatcaatgaaatgggtagtatctgtggactgaactgcagaatgccagaataagagggagatagctagtcctatcgaagactacgcttctggcagcctccattttgaagcagtagaagagagtagaaggtaagttcacccAGTAGCATcgaatagcataatcctacccgatgaCCCTCTCCttgttgccctgttagagagcgatcaccgggttatatatggcacttggaagggtgtgttttattaagtatccagttctagtagtcataaggtcaaggtacaactccgagtcgtcctgttaccgatgatcacgactattcgaatagataaacttccctgcaggggtgcaccacgttacccaacacgctcgatcccctttgtccggactgctacctcttgagcactgcgttggttttcccttgaagaggaaagggtgatgcagcaaagtagcgtaaatatttccctcagtttttgagaaccaaggtatcaatccagtaggaggctacgcgcgagtccctcgcacctgcacaaaacaaataaatcctcgcaaccaacgcgataaggggttgtcaatccctacacggtcacttacgagagtgagatctgatagatatgataagataatattttttggtatttttatgataaagatgcaaagtaaaataaaaggcaatgaaaataactaagtgttggaagattaatatgatggaagatagacccgggggccataggtttcactagtggcttctctcaagagcataagtattttacggtgggtgaacaaattactgttgagcaattgacagaattgagcatagttatgagaatatctaggtatgatcatgtatataggcatcacgtccgagacaagtagactgacttctgccagcatctactactattactccacacatcgaccgctatccagcatgcatctagagtattaagttcaagagaacagagtaacgctttaagcaagatgacatgatgtagagggataaattcatgcaatatgataaaaaccccatcttgttatcctcgatggcaacaatacaatacgtgccttgctgcccctactgtcactgggaaaggacaccgcaatattgaacccaaagctaagcacttctcccattgcaagaaagatcaatctagtaggccaaaccaaactgataattcgaacagacttgcaaagataaccaatcatacataaaataattcagagaagattcaaaaattgttcatagataaacttgtgttggaaatatgccctagaggcaataataaattagttattattatatttccttgttcatgataatcatttattatccatgctagaattgtattgataggaaactcagatacatgtgtggatacatagacaacaccatgtccctagtaagcctctagttgactagctcgttgatcaatagatggttacggtttcctgaccatggacattggatgtcgttgataacgggatcacatcattaagagaatgatgtgatggacaagacccaatcctaagcctagcacaagatcatgtagttcgtatgctaaagcttttctaatgtcaagtatcatctccttagaccatgagattgtgcaactcccggataccgtaggagtgctttgggtgtgccaaacttcacaacgtaactgggtggctataaaggtacactacaggtatctccgaaagtgtctgttgggttggcacgaatcgagactgggatttgtcactccgtgtaaacggagaggtatctctgggcccactcggtaggacatcatcataatgtgcataatttgatcaaggagttgatcacgggatgatgtgttacggaacgagtaaagagacttgccggtaacgagattgaacaaggtatcgggataccgacgatcgaatctcgggcaagtatcgtaccgataggcaaagggaattgtatacgggattgattaagtccttgacatcgtggttcatccgatgagatcatcgtggagcatgtgggagccaacatgggtatccagatcccgttgttggttattggccggagagttatctcggccatgtctgcatgactcccgaacccgtagggtctacacacttaaggttcgatgacgctagggttatagggaatagatatatgtggttaccgaatgttgtttggagtcccggatgagatcccagacgtcacgaggagttccggaatggtcgggaggtaaagatttatatatgggaagtcctgttttggtcaccggaaaagtttgggttttatcggtaacataccgggaccaccaggagggtcccgggggtccaccaagtggggccaccggccccggggggctgcatgggccaagtgtgggaggggaccagccccaggtaggctggtgcgcgcccccacaagggcccaaggcgcctagggtttggggagggggcgccccacctagcttggggggcaagtttcccttccccccccttggccgccccaccagatgggatctgggctggccgccgcccctagggtggaaccctaggtgggggcgcaaccccctccctctcccctatatatagttgaggtctttggggctgccaacacatgagttcttgacctctccctggcgcagccctacctctctttctcctcatatctcgcggtgcttggcgaagccctgctggatcaccatgctcctccatcaccaccacgctgttgtgctgctgctggatggagtcttccccaacctctccttctccccttgctggatcaaggcgtaggagacgtcaccgggctgtacttgtgttgaacacggaggtgccgtccgttcggcactaggatctctggtgatttggatcacgccgagtacgactccttcaaccccgttctcttgaacgcttccgcttagcgatctacaagggtatgtagatgcactctccttcccctcgttgctggtttatccatagatagatcttggtgacacgtaggaaaattttgaatttctgctacgttccccaatagtggcatcatgagctaggtctatgcgtagtttctatgcacgagtagaacacaaagtagttgtgggcgttgattttgttcaatatgcttaccgttactagtccaatcttgattcggcggcattgtgggatgaagcggcccggaccgaccttacacgtactcttacgtgagactggttccaccgactgacatgcactagttgcataaggtggctagcgggtgtctgtctctcccactttagtcggatcggattcgatgaaaagggtccttatgaagggtaaatagcaattggcatatcacgttgtggtttttgcgtaggtaagaaacgttcttgctagaaacccatagcagccacgtaaaacatgcaaacaacaattagaggacgtctaacttgtttttgcagggtatgctatgtgatgtgatatggccaagaagaatgtgatgaatgatatgtgatgtatgagattgatcatgttcttgtaataggaatcacgacttgcatgtcgatgagtatgacaaccggcaggagccataggagttgtctttatttattgtatgacctgcgtgtcattgaacaacgccatgtaattactttactttattgctaaccgttagccatagtagtagaagtaataagttggcgagacaacttcatggagacacaatgatggagatcatgatgatggagatcatggtgtcatgccggtgacgatgatgatcatggagccccaagatggagatcaaaaggagcaatatgat from Triticum aestivum cultivar Chinese Spring chromosome 4A, IWGSC CS RefSeq v2.1, whole genome shotgun sequence harbors:
- the LOC123082346 gene encoding cortical cell-delineating protein gives rise to the protein MTYATIQSTTTYVHFHSRTCIEAMASKPTACFPALFLALNLLLVAGVRGQTPAAGRNPCPTNALADLKVCADVLVLLKLKINVPANQQCCPMIGQLVKLDVAACLCAAIKLSVLGIPINLPLDIPLVLNYCGRNATAAGSKCS